In Halanaeroarchaeum sp. HSR-CO, one DNA window encodes the following:
- a CDS encoding DUF367 family protein: MDVHVRYEGDDDPEKCTARKLSRFDMADLHRSNRGTPYGVVLDPFAEQALSPADRSIADVLVALDVSWETAEAEGVALPGEHRALPYLVAANPVNFGRPFRLTTVEALAAALVILGDRDHAESLLSKFTWGETFLELNEEPLRRYADCEDSREVVAIQEEYLHRGTAESVE; the protein is encoded by the coding sequence GTGGACGTACACGTCAGGTACGAGGGCGACGACGACCCCGAGAAGTGCACGGCACGGAAACTCTCGCGGTTCGACATGGCCGACCTCCACCGGTCGAATCGCGGGACGCCGTACGGGGTGGTCCTCGACCCCTTCGCCGAGCAGGCGCTGTCGCCGGCCGATCGATCCATCGCCGACGTGCTGGTGGCCCTGGACGTCTCCTGGGAGACGGCGGAAGCCGAAGGGGTCGCCCTGCCCGGAGAACACCGCGCCCTGCCGTACCTGGTCGCGGCGAACCCCGTGAACTTCGGACGGCCGTTCCGGCTGACGACCGTCGAGGCGCTCGCCGCAGCACTCGTCATCCTCGGCGACCGCGACCACGCCGAGTCGCTGCTCTCGAAGTTCACGTGGGGTGAGACCTTCCTCGAGTTGAACGAGGAACCGCTCCGCCGGTACGCCGACTGCGAGGACTCGCGCGAGGTGGTCGCCATCCAGGAGGAGTACCTGCATCGCGGCACAGCGGAGTCGGTAGAGTAG
- the serS gene encoding serine--tRNA ligase yields MISRQYLRDHPDEVRQNLADRGVTDVDLDAVLEVDEAWRELKARGDELRHERNEVSERIGELKQAGEDEEAEAAIERSQDLKAEIESVEERADELEAQLERHLLEIPQMPQDDVPVGDDEADNVEVRRWGFDDRREIPDEVEPHYDLGERMDIIDEERGAKVSGSGFYFLKGDGARLEHALIQFMLDVHREQDYVDVFPPIPVNSEAMTGTSQLPKFEEDMYKLEGDDLWLCPTAEVPVTNMYAGDVLLKEDLPVKHQAYTPNFRREAGEHGTETRGIVRVHQFNKVELVNFVEPENSDERLEALLDEAEEVIRRLGLPYRILSLCTGDLTFASAKTYDIEVWAPGDDMPDGPDEGGRWLEVSSASNFEDFQARRAGLRYRPERHESAEYLHTLNASGTAIGRVMVAILEYYQNEDGTVTVPEVLRPYMDGQEVIEGHEPLGESAVGAGRRD; encoded by the coding sequence ATGATTTCCAGGCAGTATCTCCGCGACCACCCCGACGAGGTCCGACAGAACCTCGCGGACCGCGGCGTGACCGACGTCGACCTCGACGCCGTCCTCGAGGTCGACGAAGCGTGGCGCGAGTTGAAGGCGCGTGGCGACGAACTCCGCCACGAACGAAACGAAGTGAGCGAGCGCATCGGCGAACTCAAGCAGGCGGGCGAGGACGAGGAGGCCGAAGCGGCCATCGAGCGCTCCCAGGACCTCAAAGCGGAGATCGAATCGGTCGAGGAGCGGGCCGACGAGCTCGAAGCGCAACTCGAACGCCACCTGCTCGAGATCCCCCAGATGCCCCAGGACGACGTCCCCGTCGGCGATGACGAGGCCGACAACGTCGAGGTCCGCCGCTGGGGGTTCGACGACCGCCGTGAAATCCCCGACGAGGTCGAACCCCACTACGACCTGGGCGAGCGCATGGACATCATCGACGAGGAGCGGGGTGCGAAGGTGAGTGGCTCTGGCTTCTACTTCCTCAAAGGGGACGGCGCCAGACTGGAACACGCGCTCATCCAGTTCATGCTCGACGTCCACCGCGAGCAGGACTACGTCGACGTCTTCCCACCGATCCCGGTCAACTCCGAGGCCATGACCGGCACGTCACAACTGCCGAAGTTCGAGGAGGACATGTACAAACTGGAAGGTGACGATCTCTGGCTGTGTCCCACCGCCGAGGTCCCGGTGACCAACATGTACGCCGGCGACGTCCTCCTCAAAGAGGACCTGCCGGTCAAACACCAGGCGTACACGCCGAACTTTCGGCGGGAGGCGGGCGAGCACGGTACCGAGACGCGAGGCATCGTCCGGGTCCACCAGTTCAACAAGGTCGAACTCGTCAACTTCGTCGAACCCGAGAACAGCGACGAACGACTCGAGGCCCTGCTCGACGAAGCCGAGGAAGTCATCCGTCGCCTCGGACTCCCCTACCGCATCCTCTCGCTCTGTACCGGCGACCTGACCTTCGCCTCGGCGAAGACCTACGACATCGAGGTGTGGGCACCCGGTGACGACATGCCCGACGGCCCGGACGAGGGCGGACGCTGGCTCGAGGTGTCGAGCGCCTCGAACTTCGAGGACTTCCAGGCCAGGCGGGCCGGGCTCCGCTACCGGCCAGAGCGCCACGAGAGCGCGGAGTACCTGCACACGCTGAACGCCTCCGGGACGGCCATCGGTCGCGTGATGGTCGCCATCCTCGAGTACTACCAGAACGAGGACGGCACCGTGACCGTGCCCGAAGTCCTCCGCCCGTACATGGACGGGCAGGAAGTCATCGAGGGCCACGAACCGCTCGGCGAGAGCGCCGTGGGTGCGGGCCGTCGGGACTGA
- a CDS encoding long-chain fatty acid--CoA ligase, with protein MDWQEAEREYDDEVIGETTLARMFEDAAARHPDNPAQGYKGGIYDRTLTPGVLDPAPDGEFAELTYDEMRHLVRRFAAGFRELGVEADDRVGIFSHTRMEWAQTDFALLSVGAIITTVYASSSERQTRHLLGDSGSMGVVVENQSMLDRVLAVEDDLDVEFVVAMDEVDDQGRDDIYTMADLYEMGEAAWDPDAYESWIDDRDVEDLASLIYTSGTTGKPKGVELSHWNFRSNVNQTRARYAPRPDKDEDVPAITSDSRTLSFLPLAHVFERLAGHFLQFASGAHVCYAEDPDTLREDFQLVKPTSGTSVPRVYERLYDAIREQATESPVKARIFHWATGVGQDYHLADSPGPLLSLKRAIADRLVFSQVREALGGNIEFFISGGGSLSAELCSLYHGMGLPILEGYGLTETAPVISVNPPEEPKVGTIGPPVIDEAVRVDESIASPQQLEDADGTAGELLVKGPNVFQGYWQLPDETAEAFTEDGWFRTGDVVDLRSDGYITFLERAKSILTLSTGKNVAPGPIEDAFAPSTLVEQAFVMGDDQKFVSALIVPNFEGVRKWAEKEGIDLPDEPRAICRDDAVEERIQAEVDEVNEGFEGYEQIKQFRIVPEEFTEDNEMLTPTMKKKRRNILDRYADQVNMIYEEE; from the coding sequence ATGGACTGGCAAGAGGCGGAGCGCGAGTACGACGACGAGGTGATCGGCGAGACGACCCTCGCCCGGATGTTCGAGGACGCGGCGGCCCGACATCCAGACAATCCCGCCCAGGGCTACAAGGGAGGTATCTACGACCGGACGCTGACGCCAGGCGTCCTCGACCCGGCACCGGACGGCGAGTTCGCGGAGCTCACCTACGACGAGATGCGCCACCTCGTCCGCAGGTTCGCCGCCGGCTTTCGCGAACTCGGCGTCGAAGCGGACGACAGGGTTGGAATCTTCTCGCACACGCGCATGGAATGGGCCCAGACCGACTTCGCGCTCCTCTCGGTCGGCGCCATCATCACGACCGTCTACGCGAGTTCCTCGGAGCGCCAGACGAGACACCTGCTCGGCGACTCCGGGTCGATGGGCGTCGTGGTGGAGAACCAGTCGATGCTCGACCGGGTACTCGCGGTCGAAGACGACCTCGACGTGGAGTTCGTCGTGGCGATGGACGAAGTCGACGACCAGGGACGCGACGACATCTACACGATGGCCGACCTGTACGAGATGGGCGAGGCGGCCTGGGATCCCGACGCGTACGAGTCCTGGATCGACGACCGGGACGTCGAGGACCTGGCGAGTCTCATCTACACCTCCGGGACGACGGGCAAGCCGAAGGGGGTCGAGTTGAGCCACTGGAACTTCCGGTCGAACGTCAACCAGACCCGTGCCCGCTACGCCCCGCGCCCGGACAAGGACGAGGACGTCCCGGCCATCACCAGCGATTCGCGGACCCTATCCTTCCTCCCGCTGGCGCACGTCTTCGAACGGCTCGCCGGACACTTCCTGCAGTTCGCGAGCGGGGCACACGTCTGCTACGCCGAGGACCCCGACACGCTCCGCGAGGACTTCCAGCTCGTCAAACCGACCTCGGGGACAAGCGTCCCCCGGGTCTACGAGCGCCTCTACGACGCCATCCGCGAGCAGGCCACCGAATCGCCAGTGAAGGCGCGGATCTTCCACTGGGCGACCGGGGTGGGCCAGGACTATCACCTGGCCGACTCACCGGGGCCGCTCCTCTCGCTGAAACGGGCCATCGCGGACCGCCTCGTCTTCTCGCAAGTACGGGAGGCCCTCGGCGGCAACATCGAGTTCTTCATCTCCGGTGGCGGTAGCCTCTCGGCGGAGCTGTGCTCGCTCTATCACGGTATGGGATTGCCCATCCTGGAGGGCTACGGCCTGACCGAGACCGCCCCGGTGATCAGCGTCAACCCCCCGGAGGAGCCAAAGGTCGGGACCATCGGACCGCCGGTCATCGACGAGGCGGTCAGAGTGGACGAGTCCATCGCCTCACCACAGCAACTGGAGGATGCCGACGGGACCGCCGGCGAACTGCTGGTCAAGGGCCCCAACGTCTTCCAGGGGTACTGGCAGCTCCCCGACGAGACCGCGGAGGCCTTCACCGAGGACGGCTGGTTCCGGACCGGCGACGTCGTCGACCTGCGCTCGGACGGCTACATCACCTTCCTTGAGCGCGCGAAGTCCATCCTCACGCTTTCGACCGGGAAGAACGTGGCCCCCGGCCCCATCGAGGACGCCTTCGCGCCGAGCACGCTCGTCGAGCAGGCCTTCGTGATGGGCGACGACCAGAAGTTCGTGAGTGCGCTCATCGTTCCCAACTTCGAGGGCGTCCGCAAGTGGGCCGAGAAGGAAGGCATCGATCTACCCGACGAACCCCGGGCAATCTGCCGGGATGACGCCGTCGAGGAACGCATTCAGGCGGAGGTCGACGAGGTCAACGAGGGATTCGAGGGGTACGAGCAGATCAAGCAGTTCCGCATCGTCCCGGAGGAGTTCACCGAGGACAACGAGATGCTGACGCCCACGATGAAGAAAAAACGCCGGAACATCCTGGACCGGTACGCGGATCAGGTGAACATGATCTACGAAGAGGAGTAG
- a CDS encoding 50S ribosomal protein L40e, with protein MTETMSVEDRLLGKQICMRCNARNPKGAKQCRKCGYKKLRPKAKERRAT; from the coding sequence ATGACAGAGACCATGTCCGTCGAGGACCGTCTGCTGGGCAAGCAGATCTGTATGCGGTGTAACGCCCGCAACCCGAAGGGTGCAAAACAGTGTCGCAAGTGCGGCTACAAGAAGCTCCGACCGAAGGCCAAAGAACGGCGTGCGACGTAA
- a CDS encoding MBL fold metallo-hydrolase, producing MAPVEVFEVESATDVYYVDTGMYDTPEYGAVYIVDAERPAVVDTGIGTHWERVTDAIESVGIDLADLEVIAPTHVHLDHAGGAGFLAEAAPNAEVYVHEIGAPHLVDPSRLVEGTKAAVGEQWQFYTDPKPVPEDRITELTDGDVIDLGDRELTALHAPGHAPHQVVFHEAADAAVYVADAAGIWVPEQDRIRETSPPPNFDLELVLEDVQTVADLNPEVLLYPHFGPVDEDPQATLAEYEQVIVDWVEAVEARLEELDDEDAVVEHFVENNEMEGTWGTIKASAETGMNVRGVLRYLKSNDA from the coding sequence ATGGCACCTGTCGAGGTCTTCGAAGTCGAATCGGCCACCGACGTCTACTACGTCGACACCGGGATGTACGACACCCCGGAGTACGGCGCCGTCTACATCGTCGACGCCGAGCGACCGGCGGTCGTGGACACGGGTATCGGCACACACTGGGAGCGGGTCACCGACGCCATCGAGTCTGTGGGTATCGACCTGGCGGACCTCGAGGTCATCGCGCCCACGCACGTCCACCTCGACCACGCCGGCGGGGCGGGGTTCCTGGCCGAGGCCGCGCCGAACGCCGAGGTCTACGTCCACGAGATCGGCGCGCCCCATCTCGTCGACCCGAGTAGACTCGTCGAGGGGACGAAGGCCGCAGTCGGCGAGCAGTGGCAGTTCTACACCGACCCGAAACCCGTTCCCGAGGACCGGATCACGGAACTCACCGACGGGGACGTCATCGACCTCGGCGATCGGGAACTGACGGCACTCCACGCTCCGGGACACGCCCCCCACCAGGTCGTCTTCCACGAGGCGGCGGACGCGGCGGTCTACGTCGCCGACGCGGCGGGCATCTGGGTCCCCGAGCAGGACCGGATTCGGGAGACCTCGCCGCCGCCGAACTTCGACCTGGAACTCGTCCTCGAGGACGTCCAGACCGTCGCCGACCTGAACCCCGAGGTCTTGCTCTACCCACACTTCGGGCCGGTCGACGAGGATCCACAGGCCACCCTCGCGGAGTACGAGCAGGTCATCGTGGACTGGGTCGAGGCCGTCGAAGCCCGCCTCGAGGAACTGGACGACGAGGACGCAGTGGTCGAGCACTTCGTCGAGAACAACGAGATGGAGGGCACCTGGGGGACGATCAAGGCGTCGGCCGAAACTGGAATGAACGTTCGTGGAGTTTTACGATATCTTAAGAGCAATGACGCGTAG